The Acidimicrobiia bacterium region AGGTCCGGTGTCCTTCTCGGCCGCGCCGGACGGTGGATTCGTCGCGCGCCGCGGCGCGGGCGGTGTCGTGAGCGCACTCGCGCCGTTGGTCGCTGCGACACCGGACGCGTGCTGGTTCGCCGCCGCGGGAAGCGCCGACGATCGGGCCGCGGTGCGCGCGGGGGCGGCGCGCGTCGACGGGCTCGACTGCCGGCTCCTCGCCGTCGACGAGGATGCGCGCCGGATGCAGGTCGACATCGTCTGCAACTCGACGCTCTGGTTCCTCTACCACGGCCTCTTCGACCACGTCCGTAGGCCGCGCTTCGACGCGCGGTTCCGCGAGGCTTGGGACGCGTACGGGCTCGTGAACACCGACTTTGCCGACGCGATCGCGAATGCCGCGACCGACGGCGACGTGGTGATCGTCAACGACTACCACCTCTCGCTCGTACCCGAGATGCTGCGGTCCCGACGCCCCGACCTGCGCGTCGTGCACTTCAGCCATACGCCGTTCTGCGGTCCGAACACGATTCGGGTCCTGCCGGACACGGTCGCGGAATCGATCTGCCGATCGCTCGGCGCGTCGGCAGCCGGTTTCCACACGCAACGATGGGCCGACGCCTTCTCCGCGTCGGTCCGCACGGTGCTCGGCGCACCACCGCACCATCCGCCGTTCGCGGCGTCGCTCGGACCCGACGTCGACGCGCTCGAGTCCGCGCGCTCGGAGCCGGGTGTCGCGAATGCGCGTGACGCGCTCGACGGTCTCCTCGACGACCGCGTCGCGATCG contains the following coding sequences:
- a CDS encoding trehalose-6-phosphate synthase, whose translation is MIIASQRGPVSFSAAPDGGFVARRGAGGVVSALAPLVAATPDACWFAAAGSADDRAAVRAGAARVDGLDCRLLAVDEDARRMQVDIVCNSTLWFLYHGLFDHVRRPRFDARFREAWDAYGLVNTDFADAIANAATDGDVVIVNDYHLSLVPEMLRSRRPDLRVVHFSHTPFCGPNTIRVLPDTVAESICRSLGASAAGFHTQRWADAFSASVRTVLGAPPHHPPFAASLGPDVDALESARSEPGVANARDALDGLLDDRVAIVRVDRIEPSKNIVRGFLAFDALLDARPDLRGRVVFVARVYPSRQGLAEYLAYTNEVEQVVDRVNERWATAAWQPIVLDARDDYPRTIAALERSDVLLVNPVRDGLNLVAKEGPVLNRRDGVVCLSREAGAFDELAPAVEMVHPYDLDQTAAALATAIDLEPAARAERAKRLRALVTTRNPRVWLDDLVAAAG